ATCCTGGTGTGACTGTGACAGGAAGTGAACTCAAAATCTGAAAACACAGCAGGAACCAAGAAAACAACCAAGATCAAACCAACCAAACTAAAGGCCACAATCCTCACAGTCATTATAGAAGCTCTAATGGTTTACCTCAAGTCCCAGTGTAACACATCATATAAGTTTTGAGTTGAGCCTCACACTGTGGAGGTcttcaaggaaaaaaaatcataaaactcatctatttagtttagtttttaagtcgtttttacatttcctcgtttttccgtttttttttgttttttttcagtgtatatGTGTGTTGGTGAGGTTTTATTAAGATACTGTTTTTACTACTAATTAAATTATGACTGTGACTGGAAAAAGTTATATGAATAAAGTTGTATTAATTTGAATATCAGAGAAAATAAGGGTGCAGTTCAGGGCTTCATTCAAATGGTGTTGGGGGATGGCTGTGAGCACGAGGCGAGGCACAGGCgaggaccactgccaagtacgGGATCAGAAGCACAAACAAGCCAAAGGCGAGGTACACTGCCAGGTACAGGAGTATGAGCAATCCAGAGGTAAGGTACAATGCCAGGAACAGGAGCATGGACAATCCAGAGGCGAGGTACACTGCCAGGTACAGGAGCATGAGCAATCCAGAGGTAAGGTAAAAGGCCAGGAACAGGAGCATGGACAATCCAGAGGTGAGGTACATTGCCAGGTACAAGAGCATGGACAATCCAGAGGTGAGGTACATggccaggtacaggagcacagaagagccagaggcgaggtacacggccaggtacaggagcacagacgagccagaggcgaggtacaCGGACAGGTAAAGGAGCACAGACGAGCCGGAGGtgaggtacacggccaggtacaggggcacagatgagccagaggcgaggtacaCGACCAGGTACAAGAGCATGGACAATCCAGAGGTGAGGTAcatggtcaggtacaggagcatggACAATCCAGAGgtgaggtacacggtcaggtacaggagcaccgAAAAGCAAGAGGtgaggtacacggccaggtacaggagcacggacgagccaactggaatctggaatcccCAGATTCCCCaaaggggagtgggaaagagggacaacacatgaatcactgcaccaaacagaggcatgaagaactaaatgatcaagaatagaggagaggagaggtgaagtagatgagaatagaggatGGAACCCCTGTGCATCATACTTCCCCATCTTCTGACTTCTAGATGCCTACTATTTAAGAATGAAAGTGAGTCCacttaaagctttaaaacttgCGTTTCTTCTCAGTATGGCCCAAGTGAAGCACAGTTAACACTTTATTTTCAAGGCATTTTCACACAAAATTTGTGAAAACACCCAGTAATACTTCATCCACATTTGGATCCTGATTTTCACTGGAACTCAATGTACAGTTGAGGAAACAAATTACAAACTGTGGTGATTGTTGTGTTTTGGGTTGGGGTTTTTCGTTTGTTCGGGTTTTATGGCTGTCATCGTTTTAGTGAACCGTTTGTTGTGGCTGAAACCACAAGCAAAGACTGTGTAGAAGTGAGACTGCAAATGTCAGCGTCTCCTTCAGTGGCTTCTGTGCTTTATTTAGAGCCCATTGTCAATCAATTTCTGTGGCGTACACTATTCTAACCCTCTTTTTATAACACAAATGTGCTCCTGTTGCTCTCAGTAGTGTCCTGCTGCTCCAATCCTCCCCCGCATGTTCTCGACACAAAGATGATCAAAAATAGTCTTTTATTTTCActcttatttttaataacaatttAAACTGTTACACACTGTATGAATGACATTTGCAAAAGTGGAAAAACGCTGGCTGGATGAAAAGCCATTGAATGTATACGAGAACTAGACTGAGAGAGTGTGACATCAACCATAGAAAATGGATTTCAATAACaaagtcccactatctgtcacacacctaggtgtacgaaatttgttctccacatttgacccatccccatGGGGGAGCGGTAAGCTGCAGGGGTAACGCACTCGGGATTACTTccagttccaacaaaatgaagtcaattcaattgtcatttttttgcgATATGGACGCTGcaatgttggaaccagaaatttttgatgagcagtgattggtctgaccACCCTCACtaatcaggaatgagcttgcTGGAAGGCCTCAACGCTTCCATTTGAAagtgggctcaggagaatctcaATCTCAATCGGCAGACCACAtaattttattgaggcatctggtcagtttataacttgaactacagagaACTAATGGAAacatataatgaaaaaaaggggattatcaagaacatgttaaaaaaaagttagcgggtcaagaatggttattctgacaatacactgagtaatagctgtttatttcactatagaagtctatgcgattttggctttttggagtcAGCGGATACTAACTGTTTGGAACACGGGGGGAGGGCTGACTCAGTCTGATTTCATGTAGCCTACAAAcaatgtgagaaaaaaatagtttatgtGCAGGCTTTCAGCAAAATGTAAAGTAGTTTGGAGAAGGAAACAGCATACATCCTCAGtgtgacatgtttgtgtgttgtacCAAAATACAACACACAAAGTTTCACTGACGTGAAGAACCTCACGAAGAAGTACATGTAGATGAATCTTTTTTATCTGATAACAGTTTTCACTAGAATAATGTAGAATGAGTATCATATGAATTGTTCTGCATTCAAACCACCTTAAACTGTGTTCTCcattcataaaaaaactgaatcaaAAGACACATCCCCCCATTCTGTAACCTCAACTCCCGCCACTATAAAGTTATAATTTTTTTGGATGATTGTTGTCCTCTGAAATGCAGCGCTGTCTTCTTATCTGTGTTTCCTCAGAAGGGCAAGGCTTCTCTCGGGCAAGGGCGAGCACTTAGAAACATTGCACAGATGCTTTGAACAAGCCTGCAAGATTAGCCGACTTTAATCTTCTTTCATAATGTATGaaacttctgctgctgctgaaacacaTTTAGACTCAGATTTTGCTACCCGATAGCTTTGGAAGTCTCCATTTGGTGCCAACATAACATGCACGTTTGCCTGAGTGGCCCTAGCTATTTTACACACAAGTGTACACTTCTGGTATGCAAGCTTCCACACAAGTGTTTTAAGTCCATGAACCCAGTCCCCCCTCACTGCGTTCATGCTTCCCCTTCCCCCACCCCCACTGTGACACATGTAAGACCAGTCTGGTTTCAGAAATGTCAGATGTTTAATCATTTGTCTGCAGCTTGAATCTCCCTGACAGGAAGCAGCCCTTTCCTTTCCAGGTGCTAGTATGTGATATTGTTTTCATCTTCATCTGTGATTTCCCTTTAAACTCCCACTCCGATCGTCTTTGGAGCCATTTTCAAAGCCCAGTAGTCCTTTAATTTTATGGTGTctattgccaaaataaaaaaatgttctttttttcccagtttTTGTAGAGCAGcattagttcattagaaattaacctCCAAGTTGTGGAACAGGAGCAACTtttaaagtctttatttttttaaatccagttgGTCAACGCAGCTTTATTCCTGTATTGTTAGGAAATGGAAAAACTCTGCTTATGTACAATTTGTGGAAAATACTAAGTCATTTGCACCGATTTACTGTAATTCTATCACCTTGAGAATTGTATCACAGCTCCAACCCATTTAAAATCCCCAAACTGCATCTTTTTGTCATTCTGCTGCAAGATTTCTGACACTCTTTGGCTGCATTATATTTGATCTTATGGACTGATGAAGACCAGTCAGATGCAGGCTACACTCATTTCAATGTGAAATGAATAGAAaggtttttgtttacttttgccGTTCCTTGCTGGTCAAACATTGTATTCTATGTCTAGCgtatttcaaaattattttttagcatAAAGGAAAACTGAGctacttttttaactttaaaaccataaatctttagctttgaaaaaagaaaaagctaaaatgcataaaaacataCCATGTTcggcttcaaaataaaaaaccaagaATCTTTCAGTCACCGGTGGCACTTCCTGTACTTAAAATGTGCACTTATGCGGTCATCTTACTGACAgtttaaagaaaccaaaaaccaaaacatgcgTAATAAaggaaataatatttattaggaaaaaaaagagcaaagcaTTTTACAAGCCAAACACCATTTCAAAGAGTTACCGAGCATGATTTAAAGTTACTTTGCATTAAATAACAGAAACCGCATTAGCAATAGAGAAAattatttacagacaaaactcTTGACAGGAGTGGAATAATCAAGAATCTTTCAATAGGCTGAGGCCCCTTTCTGGACTCAGATTTAGAGGAAGGTCCAATGGAGGTGAGAGGATTAAAAAAGCTGTGGACAAAAGTGTGGCAGGGAGGAGAATCTCCAAATTTAAAGGTAAATTTACCCATTAGGATTGTGACCGCTGTTGTTGACTATCAACATCTACCATGAACTAATAATGACTCCTGCTTTGCATGCCTTGTCTACAATGTTAAACACTACCTGTCTGCACAGAGAGTCTGTTAATTAGGGGATTTCCAAACAAGGTCATACAGGGGGCTGAGAGACAAGCATGTACAGATGCTTCACCTTACCACCTCCCAGCCCCCCTCATCTAAACTAATCTCAATTTCTACAACCTGGTTCTACACACTCAACCTTATACTGCACTTTCAGTCTCCACCAACAGCTCATAtgcaaatgaagaaataaaaccGCACTACATTAGCCTTCTGTCGTCTACGCCATTGAGCTGGTCTTTCCACGCCGGTGCTTGCGGACTTCCTCCATCAAATCCTTCAGGTATTGGATCTCCCGAGAGATGgactctgctttttcttttagctcGTGGTTCTTCTTTTCTAATTCTTCAAGCTCTTCAGTCAGCAGCTCGTGCTCAACCCTCTTCTTCTGACGATAGCGCGTGGCTGCCGTCTTGTTCTGCTCCATCTTCTTCAGTTTCTTCTCAACCACCTTGGGAGCGCCTGACACCGACTTCACCTTGGGGGCTTtaggggaggatgaggaggcagaCTTAGGTTTGCTGTAGGGTTTGGTTCTGGAGGAACCGGGTGTGGGGGAAGtaggaggagaaggaggcgaGCCGGCAACTGAATCGATACCAGAGTCGCTGTCACAATCACTTGATGAGGACGTTTCAATTGGCTGGCTGGGTATAGAGATTGATGGGGGCTCCTTGTTGGTAACAACCACCACCAAGTGGCCGGATGAAGGAATGGAAAGCACAATAGGGCTGCTGGTCTGAATGACACCACTCGGATCTGAGAGGATGGTTGCAGCGAGGGATGTGGCAGTTTTTCCAGCATCTACAACATCCACCTCACTTCCCAGCTCGAGCGTGAAGGAGGGAGAAGGAGATGAGGGTGTTGAGGAAGGAGACCTGTTAGACTTCTCAGCATCCTCCTGAACAAAAGACACATCTTCCTTTTCAGCCTCAGAGGTTTGCATGGGGAGGGATTGAGACATTATAACCAAGTCGGAGGCATTGGACTGGACACCAACGGTTTCTTCAAAGGAGTCCAGATTTAGGTCAACGTGGGACTCAAGCGAGGCCAAGAGGTCCTCAGGAGAAGATGCAGATGAACAGGAGTCAATTAGAGAATCCAGGTCAAATTCACTCAAGTCAACTTTTTCTGACATCCAGTCCATGTCCTCGAAAGCATCATCTGCTGAAAAAGACATcattaatatttaatttgtCAGTTAAAGTGTAACATTCTGAGCTAATACAGTAAAAATAAGAGCAATCTTTACCTTTGCCACCTCCTGCTACAGCATGGGAGTTCAGCAGGTCGTTGGCTTCCAGCAGGGAGAAAGGAAGCAGGTCCACTTCCGCCTTTGTCTCCAGGAATGAGGAGTGAattggaggagaaggaggaggagaggcaggggagaagGGAGAAAATGCCATGGTCTGATACGGAGAATGGTCAGATGCACATGAGGAGAAAGAGAGGGAAGGCGACATAGGCACCTTCACCTCtaaggaagaggagggagaaaGAGCTTCTTCTTCATCTTGGTCCAGAAGGGGCCCAATGGGGTCAGCCATCAGAAACGAGGACCCTGACAATAAAACGTGATTATCAATTTCAACCCAAAAAAGTTACGAATTGGTATCAATGACATAAgcgcgaccccccccccccgtatcAATCCTTTTTggtatgggaaaaaaaagatccataAAATCAACACGAATTTCTATTGTTTGTGTTGATTTTATGGATCTTTTTTTTGCTACGTACACATCAGGCATGTAATGTGGGTTCTTTTAGCATACGTTGTTCCCACAGGACTGTCTCTACCTGATGCTAATGCATGCAATCACAGCTGGAAGAggtgaaatattttaaagaggTGCGAATCTCGCTAAAtgtgctccaggcttttttttatatctcacttccgatgtaaaaaaaactttgtgtaATATAACtacggccgggcacaaaccaatTATTTTCTCATCCATTataaattttcaaacagttgctACTTCCGTGTTTTAAAAGAACGCCATCATACATCACTATCAAATTGAAGTCCCTGAttagttcaacctggtttaactttcaacgtgcgCTCAGCGTGTTCTGTACATAGAGGCTGAAAACCGACTTGAAAACTTGTGCAGTAAACACAGCCCAAAACTTgcatttacaaagacttttcattaaaagtggtcgcttgaaagCCCGATGCCAAGCtctgtgtgaatgtagcataacaCACAGTTCTATTGACGCATCTAAAGTTCCAACACCAACCTAAGCACAGGGCCTCCACGTCCTCCAAAGCCAGCTGGGAGAGCATCATGGCCATTGGTGGTCAGTGATATAGGTGAAAGCAAATACGAATGGAAATCTGACAGGGTCGACAAGTCGAGAGGTTCGGTCCTGCTGTCGACGGCAGCAATGCTGAGGGTGGTTGCCGAGAGAGACCTGCAACACAAGACGAGGAATAGGACATTTTAATGAGGAGCTTTTGTCAGGAAGGCCTGtgaaatcaacttttaagtTAGTAAGCTTCAATTATAGACAAGTGTTTAAACAACAATAAATGTGATCATAAAAATTATTTATGACAAATGACTCAGCGACCAAGCCCTCATTGATTTACTTCCTCGAGCAAAGAGTTTCTGACTAATGAAAGCAGACAtgaaattttcaaaaaaattgttttaagacgaaattttttttttttttaatgaggcaacaaacaagtattttaaaaaaatatatgcttTAATGTCTGTGTCCCTCTGTGTTGCTGAGGAGACATTGTCCTGCCCCCAGCGGATAACATTTCCTAATTTGGTCATCTTAAGGCCGGTAGCTCCGCCCATAGCCGGGAGTTACCGCCGAGATGAGGAAAGACAACCGCCATTTTCACAACAAAGCCATCCGCACGAGACGCTTAGGACAGCAGTAAACGCCATTTTGATCTTGCCACGTTGACAATATTTATAAACTTTGAACAGTACAAATTGCTTTACTTTtgttattaacatttttaaggCGTGAGGAACTGTATAGCCCTTATTAAATTAGTAATGTAATACGTTCAGGCTTGAGACAGCACCcacaaaatgggaaaaacagAACTACCAACAGCTGTCAAATAGTGCGGTCTGGAAGTTACCGGTTCCACacatggttttaaaaaaatatataaaattaaaattaactttttttctcacagccggtattttagttttattctaCAAGGGTCAGTACAGCTGGCATAACAGTAAGTTGTCAAAAACCGCCCCACATAACATATGCGTCAAAAAACACTTACGCCATTTTGCCAGAAATAGCCAGTGCAATAAGCCGTTGCACTGCCGGGTTTTTGCCGCTGCAAGGATCGCTGCCGCGCGCCTTCACACTGCCATTTTAGTGTGATTATTGCTCCCTGTCGGCCGACCAAACACTCGTACAATCCTGTTAGCGAAGAAGAACGGGGGGAATGGATAACACGAGGGTATATAGAGTCGCAGTACTGCTTGACTGTATTCATCCGCCAAGGGAGCGCTTGTTACGTAGTTAATCTATTGCACAGGTGAGCGGTGCAACTTTTTCAGAAGGACTTTCGAGCTCCAATGAGGTCTGTCAGGATGAACTGTTAGATTTTACAAACGTACCCTTGTGGGCGTAAAAAAATCCGCCCTAGAATTCTACAGAACTCAACTTTTATGTTAAATGTAGGTCAAACGTAGAACGTAAACAATGAGTCATTGGTGGACTTTTACTTCGTTGACTATAACAAGGCCATAGTCTATTGCAGtaaaataaagtacaaaaataacatttctctTTTAGAGACGGAAACCGATTCTCATAACTTTTTTATACACGCTAAATAAACTAGCTGGTATTTTAATGAGAATATGATAAATCGAAGGAAGGTTGATTTCCCCCGCAGTAGTGAAGTGTTGTTGTGGAATGAAATTTTTCCTCTAACAAAATATCGAAAGAACACATGGTTTTCTTGGAAACCATTGACCGGTATTTATGTCGTAAATATGTTGGagattttattaattttcaaacaCTGTTGATGATTTACTTATCATTGGTTACATGTATAATAATAGTTTTTAATTAAGTAGAGTTGCAGCAGATTACTAAGATTCTTCTATTTCAGGCGAAGCCCTGGTTTGACACGAAAAAGTCTCCACTCTCCAGTGCACACTCGTGAGCAGCTGAATGTATCTAGGGTACCATCTAGTGGTTACCTGCTGCTGTTGGCTTTTTTTCCATGATCCATGTGCAGTTTACAAAAGTGGAGCATCAAAtgtatataaaattaaaattaattcatCTTCTTATCCGTTTTATCCCTAtctggggtcacagggctgctggagacTTTCCCTGCCACTTGTGGGCTAAGGCATGGGATATCCTGGACAGGTtcccagtctgttgcagggccacaatcattCATACTACACctatgcactctcacattcacacctatggacaatttagagaaaccaattaaccaatgaagcatgtttgtggatggtgggaggaagccggagcccccagagaaaacccacgcatgcacggggagaactttgcaaactccacacagaaaggtcctccaTTGTTGTTCAAGATCCTAAAACAGATGTGGAGAGTATAAAGTATGACTGTTTTCATGATGATATCTTTGACCAAGGTCCTCTGGAAGATTGCAGTTTCTTTGCAAACTTAAACCTTCACGCTTTTGTCCAATAATTTCCCTTAGTGAAATAAAAACCTTGTGTTATATCAACCTGGAGCCTGCATTACTTCAACCAAAGAGCTTCCCCTTGCAGCCCGGACACGTATCTCCCCTGGAACTGTCCACAGAacctttgctgcatttttgaggTTGTCTTGGTTTTACTCAATAGAGTATAAACTCTTTGCTGATCCAACACCCTCACTGATAAAGACGAGGCATATAAGAACCTCCTCACATCATATGCAGGATTTTCTTTCTGTCACTGGAAAAAATTGCCGGCAAAAATGATCAGGTTTGTTGACATACAGTAGATCACAACATAGTCAAGAATTTCTTTGCCCTGTttatattatcattattttgtaaTCTCTGTCAACtcaaaaaactacaaaagggAGAAAACTCCGGGGAATGTTAACATTATGGCTCACACCATATCTGATCACCATCTGTCACCTTCATTGTTTTGGAGGTTATTGCAGACATTTTTCCAACAGAATTATCGTCCAgcaacaaaagtaaaactcaataCAGTGCATTTTGGCAAGAAACAAACTATCATTCCCATTGAAGATccactctgaagaaaattgtgttttttagatgttattgtagcatttttctgatgctggaGAACATAtattgaggggaaaaaagcgTAAAATctcatttcagagtattttttcATTCGTTTTTAATCATgagcatgtgaaaaaaaatgccttttgaaaaagcctgtagtagtgacatagaaaatatgttaAGTATGCCACAAGctctgctgcattctgatgAAGATAAACAGATCcttgtacgtcttcgttttcttGGTCTGAACTGGAATGTgtctaatgttaggttgggaggggctgtaagcatgCAGGAGATCAtgaaaacagagagctctcagttatagGTGATGGAAAGTGGGGGTGCTCTACTCTGCATCAACTacgtcccagaaaacaacacagatttttttcggTTTGCCTAAAATTAGCacaatcatcattaaaagaccactgggaacgcttttacaatagatcacaaagtgatcagagtgggacttaataaaaaaagcagctaaCAGCACATCTACCTCACTAAAGTTGTAACACTTAACATTTGGCAGGGTGGGATTTAATGTGCTCTTATTTTTTGACATTAAGCTATTTTTACGGGCTTAGTCAGGAGATGCATATGGATGTGAATCAATCAGTCACCGGCTTTAAACTTGAACTTTATCTTTATGTATGTTGAATTTCTTGTTGGACTGTTTCACAACATGTGGTGCACGACAGTTTGAAGAAACCGATAAACGTTGAGTTGAATGTTGCAAATAACCATCATTTGGGCTGTTTTTGactaattttttaaagttagaattaattttattgttaaacGTGAGGAGCtagatggctcagttggctgcatgtCGGACTAGCGCACGGGAAACCTTAGTTTGTTTTACAGGGGGCGCGATGAGCTTCATTCAGTGTGGATCCTTGGGAGAGACCATTCACCATACTGCCTAACTATTTAGCCAGAAGGGGGCCCAAGCCTGTGTCATTTCCCAGCTCGAGAAAATACAGGAATCATCAGGAATGGTATCtcgtgtaaaaatctctgccaaagcTACCCCTGAAGGGATAGGCCTTTGCTGAAAGGGGAACAACAACAATTTTATAGTTGAACCATCACAATCTACTTTGAAATTGTAAGGAGACGGGTCTCTGCCTCTGCGTGAGGGCGACGAGTGGAAAACTGCATTCTCGAACAACCACAGGTTGTTGTGAAAATGTGATCGTGTCTTTTGAACTCTGCAACGCCCCTTCCGTGTTCCAGGCCTTCTGAGATGTGCTGCATCATCACGTTAGTGTTTACGTAGACGACATCCTCATCTACTGCACAACTTTCGAGGGAGGGGCAAGGCACCCACTTCTGGCAGGTTCTCCAGCGCCACTTTGGCCATAACCTCTACGCCAAAAGAGAGAAATGCGAGTTTCATCAAATCGGGTCCAGCAGACCCCATCGTTCcctcttcattggtgtccagtCTGGTGCAGTGGCATATCATGAGAGAGTTAACAGAGATCAATGCCTCTCATCCGCCTTCACCATCCTGTCCAGCTGACAAGGTGTATGTGCCCCCATCTCATCGTCaacaagttatttattttatacacgATACCCCGGCTGCTGGACACCCAGGTATTGCTGCGATACTGTCAGTCACCTGGAACAGCTTTTGGTGGTCAACCCTGCAGGCAGACGTGTTCCAGATCATAACCCAGTGCAACACTTAAGATGGCTAAAGTACCTTGGCAGAGTCTGGCTGGCCTTTTGCCAATAGGTTCTCCAAGACATGGAGGGTCATTCCATTACCCAAGCTGCCCATGGAACTGGAGACCGCAGAGCAACTGTTACAGCATGTCTTCAGGCACTACGGTCTCCCAAAAGACATATTGtcagacaggacaagttgaaaaaaaaaagatgtctgaaAGCATCTTTTCTTCTATGTTTATATGACATTCaagatttaaagtaaaaaaaaaaaatctttattttgatcATGTCCATGACAAAAATAGATAATTTACAAAACCTAATGTGATGTCATAATTGTTGACATctggacatttttaaatgtttgtgtgaagTTTAAACTCAACAAATTCATGCATGAAATGTACAAAATGTAAATGCAACATGTGCTTTCAAAAAGCAGACTATGAATCACATCTGCTGGAGTTAAGCAAACAACTTTTGAATCTCAGTGAGCTCATTAAAGCCTTCTCCAAGATCATCTGCAAGcttgtcaattttttttgcaaactttgACCTGAggtcttttttcagtttttgcccATCTTTCTCCTGATTGAAGTAGAACTCCATCCCGAGTGCAAAGCCTCGTATGGTCCCGGAAACCTTGGTGCATCTCCCTGCAGCCATGACATTTGTATAACTTGTATACATCCTGAGCACCTTGGATGCGTTCTCTGAGTCAGTCTTGA
The sequence above is a segment of the Oryzias latipes chromosome 1, ASM223467v1 genome. Coding sequences within it:
- the atf4 gene encoding cyclic AMP-dependent transcription factor ATF-4 (The RefSeq protein has 10 substitutions, 2 non-frameshifting indels compared to this genomic sequence) translates to MAMMLSQLALEDVEALCLGSSFLMADPIGPLLDQDEEEALSPSSSLEVKVPMSPSLSFSSCASDHSPYQTMAFSPFSPASPPPPPPPIHSSFLETKAEVDLLPFSLLEANDLLNSHAVAGGGKDDAFEDMDWMSEKVDLSEFDLDSLIDSCSSASSPEDLLASLESHVDLNLESFEETIGVQSNASDLVVMSQSFPVQTSSPEAEKEDVSFVQEDAEKSNRSPSSTPSSPSPSFTLELGSEVDVVDAGKTATSLAATILSDQSGVIQTSSPIVLSIPSSGHLVVVVTNKEPPSISIPSQPIETSSSSDCDSDSGIDSVAGSPPSPPTSPTPGSSRTKPYSKLKSASSSSPKAPKVKSVSGAPKVVEKKLKKMEQNKTAATRYRQKKRVEHELLTEELEELEKKNNKLKEKAESISREIQYLKDLMEEVRKHRRGKTSSMA
- the atf4 gene encoding cyclic AMP-dependent transcription factor ATF-4 isoform X1; its protein translation is MAMMLSQLALEDVEALCLGSSFLMADPIGPLLDQDEEEALSPSSSLEVKVPMSPSLSFSSCASDHSPYQTMAFSPFSPASPPPSPPIHSSFLETKAEVDLLPFSLLEANDLLNSHAVAGGGKADDAFEDMDWMSEKVDLSEFDLDSLIDSCSSASSPEDLLASLESHVDLNLDSFEETVGVQSNASDLVIMSQSLPMQTSEAEKEDVSFVQEDAEKSNRSPSSTPSSPSPSFTLELGSEVDVVDAGKTATSLAATILSDPSGVIQTSSPIVLSIPSSGHLVVVVTNKEPPSISIPSQPIETSSSSDCDSDSGIDSVAGSPPSPPTSPTPGSSRTKPYSKPKSASSSSPKAPKVKSVSGAPKVVEKKLKKMEQNKTAATRYRQKKRVEHELLTEELEELEKKNHELKEKAESISREIQYLKDLMEEVRKHRRGKTSSMA